In one Rutidosis leptorrhynchoides isolate AG116_Rl617_1_P2 chromosome 8, CSIRO_AGI_Rlap_v1, whole genome shotgun sequence genomic region, the following are encoded:
- the LOC139863679 gene encoding F-box/kelch-repeat protein At3g23880-like: MTSEVVVDVLEQILVRLDVKDLIRFKSVCKSWHSLISSDRFINYHLNCSYNNDLNNYAIGHRRIVIPSSHTPMMIGSSNGLVCISKQSDGQLLVANPLTRVVKKLQQLPKLFFKMSECWGFGYDSSVNDYKVILGFPIVKTTTCFFMLSLKTNIWQLIRDVNYEPISMSMRGVFLDGSVYWLMINRINSKKVILSFELSREEFVQISIPNECDQDPDVRLGVIKQCLCIYRPLAYNRKPEMKWVLEKCNAKTLWKRVPNDYGIKCDIIHKLKLEDRTSTQDDNNKISIHSGLQYLCISGYYVGDPIFVQSLVSPHVR; this comes from the coding sequence ATGACGTCagaggttgtggttgatgtgcttgAACAAATACTTGTTAGATTGGATGTGAAAGATCTAATCCGATTCAAAAGCGTTTGTAAGTCATGGCATTCTTTAATCTCCAGTGATcgctttattaattatcatttaaacTGTTCTTACAACAATGATCTCAATAATTATGCGATTGGGCATAGAAGGATCGTTATACCTAGTTCTCATACTCCGATGATGATTGGTTCATCGAACGGCCTCGTATGCATCTCTAAACAATCTGATGGTCAGCTTTTAGTGGCTAACCCTTTGACTCGAGTGGTGAAAAAACTGCAACAGTTGCCTAAACTTTTTTTTAAAATGTCCGAATGTTGGGGGTTTGGTTATGATTCATCTGTGAACGACTACAAGGTTATATTAGGTTTTCCGATAGTTAAAACGACTACATGTTTTTTTATGTTGTCGTTGAAAACAAATATATGGCAACTTATTAGAGATGTGAATTATGAACCAATTAGTATGAGTATGAGGGGTGTCTTTTTGGATGGGTCAGTTTATTGGTTAATGATCAATAGAATTAATAGTAAGAAAGTCATTCTTTCTTTTGAATTATCTCGAGAAGAATTCGTACAAATCTCCATACCAAATGAATGTGATCAAGATCCAGATGTCAGGCTCGGTGTTATCAAACAATGTCTTTGCATATATCGTCCGTTAGCTTACAATAGAAAACCGGAAATGAAATGGGTACTGGAAAAATGCAATGCAAAAACGTTATGGAAACGGGTGCCTAATGATTATGGCATCAAGTGTGACATTATACACAAGTTGAAATTGGAGGATCGCACGAGTACTCAAGACGACAATAATAAGATTAGTATTCATAGCGGCTTACAATACTTGTGTATTAGTGGGTACTACGTTGGTGATCCTATATTTGTGCAGAGCCTTGTATCTCCCCATGTACGCTAA
- the LOC139863680 gene encoding serine/threonine receptor-like kinase NFP, producing MRQSPIGGDLSIKIISMAFSYFKFLAISVLFIYPFYVFATPADTNFSCSAASPPSCQTYITYRARQPYMDLGNISDLFGVSRLSIAKASNLTSENEEILYDQLLLIPITCSCNGENYFSNVTYTIKKGDSFYVVATSVFQNLTNFLDDEDMNPSLNPTNLTVGDPAVFPLLCKCPTQLQNQEKYLITYVWQPKDEILPVSHMFNTSSYDIGNENNFRNFTAAVCLPVLIPISKLPIFPLPKRLSDSKRVGLKKIHVLFLILATVVGFFVFLSLLWFVLYKYRSRKTKKILARNDSSFSFTDLLYMKRGSKHEVIVPAKTNQDKLLPGVSGYLSKPIMYERKEIMDATMNLSERYRIGGSVYKAVINGQVLAVKKFRDATEELKILQRVNHTNLVKMMGISSDLDGSCFLVYEYAENGSLDKWLFPKPLSSSPDNINLSWSQRLNIALDIANGLQYMHEHSQPSMAHRDLRTSNILLDTTFKAKVANFSTARPAISSIMLKVDVFAFGVILLELLSGRKAMESRDDGEICMSWKEIKNIIEDDKDKREENLRLWMDPKLGSFYPIDGALNLAALARACTSEKSANRPGMTEIVFNLSVLTQSSSDEIYEQSWTSTVLDTEDSHVISPIIAR from the exons atgaggcaaagccccattggcggCGATTTATCAATTAAG ATCATTAGTATGGCATTTTCATATTTTAAATTTCTAGCTATTTCTGTGCTCTTCATTTATCCGTTTTATGTTTTCGCAACACCTGCAGACACGAACTTTTCGTGTTCTGCAGCCTCACCGCCTTCATGTCAAACATACATAACTTATCGTGCAAGGCAACCGTATATGGATCTCGGTAACATATCCGATTTGTTTGGCGTAAGCCGTTTAAGTATAGCAAAAGCTAGCAATCTCACTTCAGAAAATGAAGAAATACTTTATGATCAGCTTTTGCTGATACCGATTACCTGCAGCTGCAATGGTGAAAATTATTTTTCTAATGTTACATATACAATTAAAAAAGGCGACAGCTTTTATGTCGTCGCCACTTCTGTCTTTCAGAATTTGACGAACTTTCTTGACGATGAAGACATGAACCCGTCTTTAAACCCGACCAATTTGACAGTTGGTGACCCGGCCGTTTTCCCTTTGCTCTGCAAGTGTCCTACACAGTTACAGAATCAAGAAAAGTACCTTATTACTTATGTATGGCAACCAAAAGATGAAATCTTGCCTGTGAGCCATATGTTTAATACTAGCTCTTATGATATTGGTAACGAAAATAATTTTCGTAATTTTACTGCTGCTGTTTGTCTTCCGGTTCTTATACCCATCTCTAAATTACCGATTTTTCCTCTGCCTAAACGTCTCTCAGATTCAAAAAGGGTTGGACTAAAAAAGATTCATGTACTGTTTTTAATTTTAGCAACAGTAGTTGGTTTTTTCGTTTTTCTAAGTCTGTTATGGTTTGTGCTTTACAAATACCGTTCACGTAAAACCAAGAAAATATTGGCTCGTAACGATTCTTCTTTTTCGTTCACCGATCTTCTTTATATGAAACGGGGTTCAAAACACGAAGTGATTGTGCCTGCAAAAACCAATCAAGATAAGTTGCTTCCAGGGGTTTCAGGCTATTTAAGCAAGCCGATCATGTACGAAAGGAAGGAGATAATGGATGCAACCATGAACCTAAGTGAACGGTACAGAATAGGCGGGTCGGTTTATAAGGCTGTAATCAATGGTCAAGTTTTAGCTGTGAAGAAATTTAGAGATGCAACCGAAGAACTCAAGATTTTGCAGAGAGTAAATCATACAAATCTTGTGAAGATGATGGGGATTTCGTCCGATTTAGATGGAAGTTGTTTTCTTGTTTACGAGTACGCTGAAAATGGATCTTTAGATAAATGGCTGTTTCCAAAACCTTTATCTTCTTCTCCTGATAATATTAACCTATCTTGGTCTCAAAGGTTGAATATAGCGCTCGATATTGCTAACGGTCTTCAGTACATGCACGAACATAGTCAACCGAGCATGGCCCACAGAGACTTAAGAACTAGTAATATACTTCTCGACACCACGTTCAAGGCGAAAGTTGCGAATTTCTCAACAGCTAGACCTGCAATAAGCTCGATAATGTTGAAAGTTGACGTTTTTGCGTTCGGGGTTATTCTGCTTGAGCTACTTTCGGGGCGGAAAGCGATGGAAAGCAGAGACGATGGTGAGATTTGTATGAGTTGGAAGGAAATAAAGAATATAATTGAAGATGATAAAGATAAAAGAGAAGAGAATTTAAGGTTGTGGATGGATCCGAAATTAGGAAGCTTTTATCCGATTGATGGTGCTTTGAACTTGGCGGCGTTAGCGAGAGCTTGTACGTCAGAAAAGTCTGCAAATAGGCCTGGAATGACGGAAATAGTGTTCAATTTATCGGTTCTTACTCAATCATCATCGGATGAAATTTATGAACAATCGTGGACTTCTACAGTTTTAGATACAGAAGATAGTCATGTCATTAGTCCGATTATAGCTCGTTGA